Proteins from one Nomia melanderi isolate GNS246 chromosome 3, iyNomMela1, whole genome shotgun sequence genomic window:
- the LOC116429455 gene encoding homologous-pairing protein 2 homolog, with protein MADVVLKYLKIQNRPYSINDIVSNLHNEYGKTAVQKIVDKLKAEGYIFEKVYGKQKIYCAVQDSNLDVEELMRIDKELQAHANEVESKYQELEKEIKVQEALLMSIKSSITIEEAKEQKEVLKESIKILTNKLDALMEASGTEDLTESKRKAEKALNEYSREYGKRKRLCTEIIDCILENYPHSKTELYEEIGIEAKIV; from the exons ATGGCGGATGTTGTACTGAAGTatttgaaaatacaaaacagACCTTATAGTATTAATGATATAGTGTCTAATCTACACAATGAATATGGTAAAACGGCAGTTCAAAAAATTGTAGATAAACTGAAGGCTGaaggatatatatttgaaaaa GTCTATGGAAAACAAAAGATTTATTGTGCAGTTCAGGATTCAAATTTAGATGTAGAGGAATTAATGAGGATAGATAAAGAATTACAGGCACATGCCAATGAAGTTGAGAGCAAATATCAGGAATTGGAAAAAGAGATTAAAGTACAGGAAGCTTTATTAATGTCCATTAAATCTAGTATCACAATTGAAGAAGCAAAAGAACAAAAGGAGGTGCTCAAAGAAAGTATTAAGATATTAACAAATAAGTTAGATGCATTGATGGAAGCAAGTGGTACCGAAGATTTGACTGAATCGAAAAGAAAAGCAGAGAAAGCACTGAATGAATATTCTCGCGAATATGGAAAACGAAAACGTTTATGTACTGAAATCATAGATTGTATATTGGAAAATTATCCTCATagtaaaactgaattatatgagGAGATAGGTATAGAagcaaaaattgtttaa
- the LOC116429433 gene encoding A disintegrin and metalloproteinase with thrombospondin motifs like: MTADEVMGIFHTTHDSVPNYEVVPILYSSNAIHKNGTRKMRVKTFNRNIELTLNPTEGYLASIDTPLWTVRSGDQQAPEGLHYTLIPKALQDIGTPMQDEKSEAAVLVASKNKYPTFDGFLSSNFVIRSLPQRVIDLLYGKERFFEFHFDEEAEMENLMYTYHHIVYEKIREKNYERFQITNPLNKMYPIPDVVYPEILIVVDYALYASLGGNIDQAKRYIVAFWNGVDLRYRALTKPKIRLNIAGIIIATDMKAVPYIENSRLKSNLVDADQALTGMSTYFYREKRFPWKMYDIAMATTHLNLCNKLDEYLCDPETLGYAFVRGACNRNSTTKTSEAVGIAEDNGGFSGIIPVAHELGHLLGAHHDGTTNDTKKCPASDGYMMTGTLQLSENQFKWSICSIRALQKFLSEDTAKCLYDEPPKATAIRRLMPGKLMSLDSQCKKVYGGIACKENESEVCYRLECEVPDSNGVCAAVAAAAEGSSCGTNLICLDGQCVLEGTEVKHEKGIQRR, translated from the exons ATGACTGCAGATGAAGTGATGGGAATATTCCATACTACACATGATTCTG TACCAAATTATGAAGTTGTACCGatactatattcttcaaatgCTATACATAAAAATGGTACCAGAAAAATGCGCGTGAAAACCTTCAATCGCAATATTGAACTCACTTTAAATCCTACTGAGGGATATCTTGCTAGCATAGATACTCCTTTATGGACTGTTAGATCTGGAGATCAACAAGCACCAGAAGGACTGCATTACACTCTCATACCAAAA gCACTACAGGACATAGGAACTCCAATGCAAGACGAAAAATCAGAAGCGGCGGTTTTAGTTGCGTCAAAAAACAAATATCCCACTTTT GATGGATTTCTCTCATCAAATTTTGTCATTCGTTCCTTACCACAACGTGTTATTGATCTTTTATATGGAAAGGAAAGATTCTTTGAGTTTCATTTTGATGAAGAGGctgaaatggaaaatttaatgtaCACCTATCATCATATTGTTTATGAAAAAATTCGGGAAAAGAATTACGAACGTTTTC agaTAACAAACCCATTGAATAAAATGTACCCGATTCCGGACGTGGTCTATCCAGAAATCTTAATAGTCGTTGATTACGCTTTGTACGC ATCTCTAGGCGGAAACATTGACCAAGCTAAACGGTATATTGTTGCATTCTGGAATGGAGTTGACTTACGGTACCGTGCATTAACGAAGCCAAAAATACGACTAAATATCGCCGGTATCATTATAGCTACG GATATGAAAGCAGTTCCATACATTGAAAATAGTCGTCTTAAATCGAACTTGGTAGATGCTGATCAAGCTTTAACTGGGATGTCAACTTACTTTTACAGAGAAAAAAGGTTCCCATGGAAAATGTACGATATAGCAATGGCGACAACGCA TTTAAATTTATGCAACAAACTAGATGAATATTTATGCGACCCTGAAACATTAG GTTACGCTTTTGTACGTGGTGCATGCAATAGAAACAGTACAACAAAAACTTCAGAAGCTGTCGGAATAGCAGAAGACAATGGTGGTTTCAGTGGTATTATACCAGTAGCCCACGAGTTAGGGCATTT ATTAGGGGCTCACCATGACGGCACTACAAACGATACTAAAAAGTGTCCTGCAAGTGATGGTTACATGATGACAGGTACACTCCAGTTAAGCGAAAATCAATTCAAGTGGTCTATTTGCAGTATAAGGGCACTCCAGAAATTCCTCAG CGAAGATACAGCAAAATGCCTTTATGACGAGCCACCGAAAGCTACAGCAATAAGACGTCTCATGCCTGGAAAACTTATGTCTCTTGACAGTCAGTGTAAAAAAGTCTACGGTGGCATAGCATGTAAA GAAAACGAGTCTGAAGTCTGCTATCGATTAGAATGCGAAGTTCCCGACAGCAATGGTGTATGTGCAGCGGttgcagcagcagcagaagGTTCTTCTTGTGGTACAAATCTC ATATGTCTTGATGGACAATGTGTATTGGAAGGAACGGAAGTTAAACATGAAAAAGGTATACAgcgaagataa